One region of Gossypium raimondii isolate GPD5lz chromosome 6, ASM2569854v1, whole genome shotgun sequence genomic DNA includes:
- the LOC105773331 gene encoding shikimate O-hydroxycinnamoyltransferase, protein MDVSVKRWSMIRPAQDTPKERQWISNLDVVMTTYHLPLLFFYKPNGSSDFFKPQVLQEALSKTLVQFYPMAGRLGRDENGRLEIVCNAEGVLWIEAETTSAMDDLDGFTPCSKLRKLVPTADYSGDISSYPLIMAQVTTLKCGGVCLGIATHHTLTDGTTALHFINSWSEMARGLPEISMPPLIDRTLLRARVPPIPRFHHLEYDRPPSLYTSTSLGPNNHKPLTVSVFKITQNQLNTLKAKSWEHGNKTNCSTFTILAAYIWRCATKAWGLSYDQPTKLHMPTNGRPRLHPPLPSTYLGNAMFAASLIALSGNLQSKPFVNTLERVHGTLQRMNNEYLRSALDYLETLPDITVARRTPDTYHCPNLSINKWTRLSLYDADFGWGRPIYMGPANVVHEGKIYILPSPTDDGSLSLVACLQTAHMKLFEKHLYEGLKSFDKIKAQY, encoded by the exons ATGGATGTTAGTGTAAAGAGATGGAGCATGATACGCCCTGCTCAAGATACTCCTAAAGAAAGGCAATGGATTTCAAATCTGGACGTGGTGATGACAACATACCATCTCCCTTTGCTGTTCTTCTACAAACCAAATGGCTCCTCTGACTTCTTCAAGCCTCAAGTCCTACAGGAGGCTTTAAGCAAGACTCTTGTGCAATTCTATCCTATGGCTGGGAGGTTGGGACGAGATGAAAATGGTAGGCTCGAGATAGTATGCAACGCAGAGGGTGTTCTGTGGATAGAAGCTGAAACTACATCGGCCATGGATGATCTCGACGGTTTTACTCCCTGCTCAAAACTGAGGAAACTGGTTCCCACGGCTGATTACTCTGGAGATATCAGTTCTTATCCGCTTATTATGGCTCAG GTAACTACTCTTAAATGCGGTGGAGTTTGTCTTGGAATAGCAACTCATCATACTTTGACTGATGGCACAACGGCCTTACATTTCATTAATAGTTGGTCTGAAATGGCAAGAGGCTTGCCCGAGATTAGCATGCCACCACTTATTGACCGAACCCTTCTCCGAGCAAGAGTGCCACCAATCCCTAGATTTCATCATCTCGAATATGACCGACCTCCTTCCTTATACACCTCTACATCACTTGGCCCTAAtaaccataaacccttaactgTATCTGTTTTCAAGATCACACAAAATCAACTTAATACCCTAAAAGCCAAGTCATGGGAACATGGAAACAAAACCAATTGCAGCACCTTCACCATTCTAGCTGCATACATATGGCGCTGTGCAACTAAAGCTTGGGGCCTCTCATATGATCAACCAACCAAGTTACACATGCCAACTAATGGACGCCCCAGACTACATCCTCCCCTCCCATCAACGTACTTGGGCAACGCAATGTTTGCAGCTTCATTAATTGCTCTATCTGGAAATCTCCAATCAAAACCATTTGTAAATACCCTAGAACGAGTTCATGGAACATTGCAAAGGATGAATAATGAGTATCTAAGATCAGCTCTTGACTACCTAGAAACACTGCCAGATATAACAGTTGCCAGGAGAACACCGGACACTTACCATTGCCCAAACCTAAGTATCAACAAATGGACACGACTGTCTTTATATGATGCAGATTTTGGATGGGGTCGACCAATATACATGGGTCCAGCAAACGTTGTCCAtgaaggaaaaatatatatactaccAAGTCCAACCGATGATGGGAGCTTGTCATTGGTAGCATGCCTACAGACTGCTCATATGAAACTCTTCGAGAAACATCTATACGAAGGCTTGAAGTCATTTGACAAGATCAAAGCTCAATATTAG
- the LOC105773333 gene encoding shikimate O-hydroxycinnamoyltransferase, whose protein sequence is MDVSVKRWSMIRPAQDTPKEKQWISNLDVVMTTYHLPLLIFYKPNGSSDFFKPQVLQEALSKTLVQFYPMAGRLGHDENGRLEILCNAEGVLWIEAETTSAMDDLDGFTPCSKLRKLVPTADYSGDISSYPLIMAQVTTLKCGGVCLGIATHHTLTDGTTAFHFINSWSEMARGLPSISMPPLIDRTLLRARVPPTPRFHHLEYDPPPSLNTSTSLGHNNHKPSIVSVFKITQNQLNTLKAKSWEHGNKTNYSTFTILAAYIWRCATKARGLSYDQPTKLNMPINGRPRLHPPLPSTYVGNAVFAASLIALSGNLQSESFVNTLERVYGTLKRMNNEYLRSALDYLETLPDITAVRRKPDTYQCPNLNINKWTRLSIYDADFGWGRPIYMGPANVVHEGKIYILSSPTDDGSLSLVACLQTAHMKLFEKHLYEGLKSFDKIKARY, encoded by the exons ATGGATGTTAGTGTAAAGAGATGGAGCATGATACGCCCTGCTCAAGATACTCCTAAAGAAAAGCAATGGATTTCAAATCTGGACGTGGTGATGACAACATACCATCTCCCTTTGCTGATTTTCTACAAACCAAATGGCTCCTCTGATTTCTTTAAGCCTCAAGTGCTACAGGAGGCTTTAAGCAAGACTCTTGTGCAATTCTATCCTATGGCTGGGAGGTTGGGACATGATGAAAATGGTAGGCTCGAGATATTATGCAACGCAGAGGGTGTTCTGTGGATAGAAGCTGAAACTACATCGGCCATGGATGATCTCGACGGTTTTACTCCCTGCTCAAAACTGAGGAAACTGGTTCCCACGGCTGATTACTCTGGAGATATCAGTTCTTATCCGCTTATTATGGCTCAG GTAACTACTCTTAAATGCGGTGGAGTCTGTCTTGGAATAGCAACTCATCATACTTTGACTGATGGCACAACGGCCTTTCATTTCATCAATAGTTGGTCTGAAATGGCAAGAGGCTTGCCCTCAATTAGCATGCCACCACTTATTGACCGAACCCTTCTTAGAGCAAGAGTGCCACCAACCCCTAGATTTCATCATCTCGAATATGACCCACCTCCTTCCTTAAACACCTCTACGTCACTTGGCCATAATAATCATAAACCCTCAATCGTATCTGTTTTCAAAATCACACAAAATCAACTCAATACCCTAAAAGCCAAGTCATGGGAACATGGAAACAAAACCAATTACAGCACATTCACCATTCTAGCTGCATACATATGGCGTTGTGCAACTAAAGCTCGGGGCCTCTCATATGACCAACCAACCAAGTTAAACATGCCAATTAATGGACGTCCCAGACTACATCCTCCCCTCCCATCAACGTACGTGGGCAATGCAGTGTTTGCGGCTTCATTAATTGCTCTATCTGGAAATCTCCAATCAGAATCGTTTGTAAATACCCTTGAACGAGTTTATGGAACATTGAAAAGGATGAATAATGAGTATCTAAGATCAGCTCTTGACTACCTAGAAACACTGCCAGATATAACAGCTGTCAGGAGAAAACCAGACACTTACCAGTGCCCAAACCTAAATATCAACAAATGGACACGACTGTCTATATATGATGCAGATTTTGGATGGGGTCGACCAATATACATGGGTCCAGCAAACGTTGTCCATGAAGGAAAAATATACATACTATCAAGTCCAACCGATGATGGGAGCTTGTCACTGGTAGCATGCCTACAGACTGCTCATATGAAACTCTTCGAGAAACATCTATACGAAGGCTTAAAGTCATTTGACAAGATCAAAGCTCGATATTAG